A DNA window from Siniperca chuatsi isolate FFG_IHB_CAS linkage group LG6, ASM2008510v1, whole genome shotgun sequence contains the following coding sequences:
- the gpr52 gene encoding G-protein coupled receptor 52 — MNQSELTTDPVLTANSSHGDFFPGRASNHSCPLGWGLNEGLEACALETAVIVLLTVLIIAGNLTVIFVFHCAPLLHHYTTSYFIQTMAYADLLVGLSCLVPTLSLLHYPAGVQEPVTCQVFSYVISVLKSVSMACLACISVDRYLAITKPLSYNQLVTPCRLRGCITLIWVYSSLVFLPSFFGWGKPGYHGDIFEWCAHSWPTSALFTGFVVCLLYAPAALVVCFTYYHIFRICQQHNREISERRARFPSQEMEAGEGGGGGHHGGHGPDRRYAMVLFRITSVFYMLWLPYIIYFLLESSHVLDSPALSFITTWLAISNSFCNCVIYSLSNSVFRLGMRRLSQTICSFSHCAADDRDFGEPKPRKRANSCSI, encoded by the coding sequence ATGAACCAGTCTGAACTGACAACGGACCCGGTGCTCACTGCCAACAGCAGCCATGGAGACTTCTTTCCTGGCAGGGCCTCAAACCACTCTTGTCCCTTGGGATGGGGGCTGAACGAAGGCCTAGAGGCTTGCGCCCTGGAGACTGCTGTCATTGTACTTCTGACAGTGCTCATTATTGCAGGGAACCTGACGGTGATCTTTGTGTTCCATTGTGCCCCTCtgctacaccactacaccaccAGCTACTTCATTCAGACCATGGCCTACGCTGACCTGCTGGTGGGTCTTAGCTGCCTGGTGCCCACCCTGTCTCTTCTCCACTACCCAGCAGGTGTCCAGGAGCCAGTCACATGTCAGGTCTTCAGCTATGTGATCTCTGTTCTGAAGAGTGTTTCAATGGCCTGCTTGGCTTGTATCAGTGTGGACCGCTACCTGGCCATAACTAAACCACTATCTTACAACCAGCTGGTGACGCCATGCCGGCTACGAGGCTGCATCACCCTAATCTGGGTCTACTCTAGCTTGGTTTTCTTGCCCTCCTTCTTTGGGTGGGGTAAGCCAGGCTATCATGGGGACATTTTTGAGTGGTGTGCTCATTCGTGGCCCACCTCTGCCCTTTTTACAGGCTTTGTGGTGTGTTTGCTCTATGCACCTGCTGCACTTGTGGTTTGTTTTACCTATTACCATATCTTTCGCATTTGCCAGCAGCACAACAGGGAGATCAGTGAACGACGGGCACGTTTCCCCAGCCAGGAGATGGAGGCTGGTGAGGGGGGTGGCGGTGGGCATCACGGAGGGCATGGACCAGATCGGCGCTATGCGATGGTGCTCTTCCGCATCACCAGCGTTTTCTATATGCTTTGGTTGCCCTACATAATCTACTTCCTGCTAGAGAGCTCCCATGTGCTGGATAGCCCTGCCCTCTCCTTCATCACCACCTGGCTGGCAATTAGCAACAGCTTTTGTAACTGTGTCATCTACAGCCTGTCTAATAGTGTGTTCCGCCTGGGCATGCGTAGACTCTCGCAGACGATTTGCTCCTTCAGCCACTGCGCAGCCGATGACAGGGACTTTGGGGAACCTAAACCAAGGAAGAGGGCAAACTCATGCTCCATCTGA